In the Euphorbia lathyris chromosome 5, ddEupLath1.1, whole genome shotgun sequence genome, one interval contains:
- the LOC136229324 gene encoding uncharacterized protein isoform X2 — MFGGQVIAPGNSPHLRKSAGEQGNGAEEGFLHSVDSNDMKSSSIVPISSAVIMPSPIFLWRFKVLLFFLWGFSCCKIGWDSVMRMSADLRDLFLYEAFLYYNPLLLVTMMVWLWGVNLWVFSQSTVSYAKIFDLDQNHLTHREIWKVATWMTIIVPTSMTAYLYLYSHGEVSLAASQPVLLYFAVLMVLIFPFDIFYLSSRYYLLRTLWRIVFPLQAITFSDFFLADILTSMSKVLSDLERSVCRMIHRQVATIAWFEADSVCGSHSIAIPMILVLPYIFRLFQCLRLYKDTREKTALFNALKYSTSVPVIFLSALKYHVFPDRWTNFYRPLWLLSSVLNSLYSFYWDVTRDWDMSCFTRIFKFNKPSLFSYLLYGQKWVYFWVIGSNLILRCTWTYKLSAHLRHNYLTVFTITALEMVRRFQWVFFRVENEWNKMTAKSNIQLSMNDMLTEETKLLAVSDHNV; from the exons ATGTTTGGAGGTCAAGTCATAGCACCTGGCAATAGTCCGCATTTGAGGAAGTCTG CTGGCGAGCAAGGGAATGGTGCAGAAGAAGGTTTTTTGCATTCAGTAGACTCAAACGATATGAAGAGTAGTTCCATTGTACCAATTAGCTCTGCTGTCATTATGCCATCTCCGATATTTTTATGGAGATTCAAG GTACTGTTGTTCTTTCTTTGGGGTTTCAGTTGCTGCAAG ATTGGATGGGATTCTGTCATGAGAATGAGTGCAGATCTGCGGGATCTGTTTCTATATGAGGCATTTTTGTATTACAATCCTCTCCTTCTTGTG ACTATGATGGTTTGGCTTTGGGGAGTTAATTTATGGGTTTTTTCCCAGTCGACTGTCAGCTATGCAAAAATTTTTGATCTTGACCAAAATCATCTAACTCACAGAGAAATTTGGAAG GTTGCCACATGGATGACTATCATTGTCCCAACTAGTATGACAGCATATCTTTACCTTTATTCTCATGGAGAAGTATCATTGGCTGCATCACAACCA GTCCTCTTATACTTCGCTGTTTTGATGGTTTTGATATTTCcctttgatattttttatttgtcatcACGCTACTACTTATTAAGGACTCTCTGGCGGATAGTTTTTCCTCTACAG GCAATAACTTTTTCTGACTTTTTCTTGGCTGATATCTTGACTTCCATGTCTAAG GTACTTTCAGATTTGGAGCGTTCAGTATGTCGAATGATTCATCGACAG GTTGCCACTATTGCATGGTTCGAAGCTGATTCTGTCTGTGGTAGTCATTCCATTGCAATTCCAATGATACTTGTTTTACCTTATATTTTCCGATTGTTCCAATGTCTTCGACTATACAAGGATACTAGGGAGAAAACAGCTCTTTTTAATG CTTTAAAATATTCGACCTCGGTGCCCGTGATTTTTCTTTCAGCCCTTAAATATCATGTCTTCCCTGATAGGTGGACAAACTTTTACCGGCCTCTATGGCTTCTATCAAGTGTTTTGAACTCATTGTATTCGTTCTACTGGGATGTGACTCGAGATTGGGACATGAG CTGCTTCACGCGAATCTTCAAATTCAACAAACCAAGTCTCTTTTCATACCTTTTGTATGGACAGAAATGG GTGTATTTTTGGGTGATAGGAAGCAATTTGATTCTGCGTTGCACATGGACATACAAGTTGTCTGCTCATCTCCGTCATAATTATCTTACTGTGTTCACGATTACTGCCTTGGAGATGGTCCGCCGATTCCAGTGGGTCTTCTTCCGTGTAGAGAATGAGTGGAATAAAATGACTGCTAAGTCTAATATTCAGCTCTCAATGAATGATATGTTAACTGAAGAAACCAAGTTACTAGCTGTTAGTGATCATAATGTATAG
- the LOC136229324 gene encoding uncharacterized protein isoform X1 codes for MFGGQVIAPGNSPHLRKSGSRPVVSDLAGEQGNGAEEGFLHSVDSNDMKSSSIVPISSAVIMPSPIFLWRFKVLLFFLWGFSCCKIGWDSVMRMSADLRDLFLYEAFLYYNPLLLVTMMVWLWGVNLWVFSQSTVSYAKIFDLDQNHLTHREIWKVATWMTIIVPTSMTAYLYLYSHGEVSLAASQPVLLYFAVLMVLIFPFDIFYLSSRYYLLRTLWRIVFPLQAITFSDFFLADILTSMSKVLSDLERSVCRMIHRQVATIAWFEADSVCGSHSIAIPMILVLPYIFRLFQCLRLYKDTREKTALFNALKYSTSVPVIFLSALKYHVFPDRWTNFYRPLWLLSSVLNSLYSFYWDVTRDWDMSCFTRIFKFNKPSLFSYLLYGQKWVYFWVIGSNLILRCTWTYKLSAHLRHNYLTVFTITALEMVRRFQWVFFRVENEWNKMTAKSNIQLSMNDMLTEETKLLAVSDHNV; via the exons ATGTTTGGAGGTCAAGTCATAGCACCTGGCAATAGTCCGCATTTGAGGAAGTCTGGTAGCCGACCCGTTGTCTCTGATCTTG CTGGCGAGCAAGGGAATGGTGCAGAAGAAGGTTTTTTGCATTCAGTAGACTCAAACGATATGAAGAGTAGTTCCATTGTACCAATTAGCTCTGCTGTCATTATGCCATCTCCGATATTTTTATGGAGATTCAAG GTACTGTTGTTCTTTCTTTGGGGTTTCAGTTGCTGCAAG ATTGGATGGGATTCTGTCATGAGAATGAGTGCAGATCTGCGGGATCTGTTTCTATATGAGGCATTTTTGTATTACAATCCTCTCCTTCTTGTG ACTATGATGGTTTGGCTTTGGGGAGTTAATTTATGGGTTTTTTCCCAGTCGACTGTCAGCTATGCAAAAATTTTTGATCTTGACCAAAATCATCTAACTCACAGAGAAATTTGGAAG GTTGCCACATGGATGACTATCATTGTCCCAACTAGTATGACAGCATATCTTTACCTTTATTCTCATGGAGAAGTATCATTGGCTGCATCACAACCA GTCCTCTTATACTTCGCTGTTTTGATGGTTTTGATATTTCcctttgatattttttatttgtcatcACGCTACTACTTATTAAGGACTCTCTGGCGGATAGTTTTTCCTCTACAG GCAATAACTTTTTCTGACTTTTTCTTGGCTGATATCTTGACTTCCATGTCTAAG GTACTTTCAGATTTGGAGCGTTCAGTATGTCGAATGATTCATCGACAG GTTGCCACTATTGCATGGTTCGAAGCTGATTCTGTCTGTGGTAGTCATTCCATTGCAATTCCAATGATACTTGTTTTACCTTATATTTTCCGATTGTTCCAATGTCTTCGACTATACAAGGATACTAGGGAGAAAACAGCTCTTTTTAATG CTTTAAAATATTCGACCTCGGTGCCCGTGATTTTTCTTTCAGCCCTTAAATATCATGTCTTCCCTGATAGGTGGACAAACTTTTACCGGCCTCTATGGCTTCTATCAAGTGTTTTGAACTCATTGTATTCGTTCTACTGGGATGTGACTCGAGATTGGGACATGAG CTGCTTCACGCGAATCTTCAAATTCAACAAACCAAGTCTCTTTTCATACCTTTTGTATGGACAGAAATGG GTGTATTTTTGGGTGATAGGAAGCAATTTGATTCTGCGTTGCACATGGACATACAAGTTGTCTGCTCATCTCCGTCATAATTATCTTACTGTGTTCACGATTACTGCCTTGGAGATGGTCCGCCGATTCCAGTGGGTCTTCTTCCGTGTAGAGAATGAGTGGAATAAAATGACTGCTAAGTCTAATATTCAGCTCTCAATGAATGATATGTTAACTGAAGAAACCAAGTTACTAGCTGTTAGTGATCATAATGTATAG
- the LOC136229324 gene encoding uncharacterized protein isoform X3, with protein sequence MKSSSIVPISSAVIMPSPIFLWRFKVLLFFLWGFSCCKIGWDSVMRMSADLRDLFLYEAFLYYNPLLLVTMMVWLWGVNLWVFSQSTVSYAKIFDLDQNHLTHREIWKVATWMTIIVPTSMTAYLYLYSHGEVSLAASQPVLLYFAVLMVLIFPFDIFYLSSRYYLLRTLWRIVFPLQAITFSDFFLADILTSMSKVLSDLERSVCRMIHRQVATIAWFEADSVCGSHSIAIPMILVLPYIFRLFQCLRLYKDTREKTALFNALKYSTSVPVIFLSALKYHVFPDRWTNFYRPLWLLSSVLNSLYSFYWDVTRDWDMSCFTRIFKFNKPSLFSYLLYGQKWVYFWVIGSNLILRCTWTYKLSAHLRHNYLTVFTITALEMVRRFQWVFFRVENEWNKMTAKSNIQLSMNDMLTEETKLLAVSDHNV encoded by the exons ATGAAGAGTAGTTCCATTGTACCAATTAGCTCTGCTGTCATTATGCCATCTCCGATATTTTTATGGAGATTCAAG GTACTGTTGTTCTTTCTTTGGGGTTTCAGTTGCTGCAAG ATTGGATGGGATTCTGTCATGAGAATGAGTGCAGATCTGCGGGATCTGTTTCTATATGAGGCATTTTTGTATTACAATCCTCTCCTTCTTGTG ACTATGATGGTTTGGCTTTGGGGAGTTAATTTATGGGTTTTTTCCCAGTCGACTGTCAGCTATGCAAAAATTTTTGATCTTGACCAAAATCATCTAACTCACAGAGAAATTTGGAAG GTTGCCACATGGATGACTATCATTGTCCCAACTAGTATGACAGCATATCTTTACCTTTATTCTCATGGAGAAGTATCATTGGCTGCATCACAACCA GTCCTCTTATACTTCGCTGTTTTGATGGTTTTGATATTTCcctttgatattttttatttgtcatcACGCTACTACTTATTAAGGACTCTCTGGCGGATAGTTTTTCCTCTACAG GCAATAACTTTTTCTGACTTTTTCTTGGCTGATATCTTGACTTCCATGTCTAAG GTACTTTCAGATTTGGAGCGTTCAGTATGTCGAATGATTCATCGACAG GTTGCCACTATTGCATGGTTCGAAGCTGATTCTGTCTGTGGTAGTCATTCCATTGCAATTCCAATGATACTTGTTTTACCTTATATTTTCCGATTGTTCCAATGTCTTCGACTATACAAGGATACTAGGGAGAAAACAGCTCTTTTTAATG CTTTAAAATATTCGACCTCGGTGCCCGTGATTTTTCTTTCAGCCCTTAAATATCATGTCTTCCCTGATAGGTGGACAAACTTTTACCGGCCTCTATGGCTTCTATCAAGTGTTTTGAACTCATTGTATTCGTTCTACTGGGATGTGACTCGAGATTGGGACATGAG CTGCTTCACGCGAATCTTCAAATTCAACAAACCAAGTCTCTTTTCATACCTTTTGTATGGACAGAAATGG GTGTATTTTTGGGTGATAGGAAGCAATTTGATTCTGCGTTGCACATGGACATACAAGTTGTCTGCTCATCTCCGTCATAATTATCTTACTGTGTTCACGATTACTGCCTTGGAGATGGTCCGCCGATTCCAGTGGGTCTTCTTCCGTGTAGAGAATGAGTGGAATAAAATGACTGCTAAGTCTAATATTCAGCTCTCAATGAATGATATGTTAACTGAAGAAACCAAGTTACTAGCTGTTAGTGATCATAATGTATAG
- the LOC136230530 gene encoding cyclin-U1-1 codes for MLSLGRQGQAGEESTPRVLSILSKVIEKLVGRNEKVVDGMKSGTLGKSLNSFHGVRAPNISIPKYLERIYKYTNCSPSCLVVGYVYIDRLVHKHPDSLVLSFNVHRLLLTTVLVASKMLDDVHYNNALYARVGGVTNAELNKLEIELLFLLDFGVMVSCGIFESYCLHLEKEGAFHNIHRSIPSASLHDVADISQQYTQTSSPPQPFD; via the exons ATGTTATCTCTCGGCAGGCAGGGGCAGGCGGGCGAAGAAAGCACACCAAGAGTGTTGAGCATATTATCTAAAGTTATTGAGAAGCTAGTGGGTAGAAATGAGAAGGTTGTGGATGGGATGAAATCAGGGACATTAGGGAAGAGCTTAAACTCATTTCATGGAGTGAGAGCGCCCAATATAAGCATACCAAAGTACTTGGAGAGGATATACAAGTACACAAATTGTAGCCCATCTTGTCTAGTGGTTGGATATGTGTATATAGACAGATTGGTGCATAAGCATCCTGATTCCCTCGTTTTGTCTTTCAATGTCCATAGATTGCTTCTTACTACTGTCTTGGTTGCTTCTAAGATGCTCGATGATGT GCATTATAATAATGCATTGTACGCGAGGGTTGGAGGGGTCACCAATGCAGAATTGAACAAATTGGAAATtgaacttctttttcttcttgattttggGGTTATGGTCAGTTGTGGAATCTTTGAGAGCTATTGCTTGCATTTGGAAAAAGAGGGGGCATTCCACAATATTCACAGATCAATTCCCTCCGCTTCCCTCCATGATGTCGCTGATATTTCTCAACAATATACTCAAACTTCTTCACCACCTCAACCATTCGACTGA